Proteins found in one Alicyclobacillus cycloheptanicus genomic segment:
- a CDS encoding YraN family protein — translation MAETFAAQYLSRTLGWSVTCRNWRCRAGELDIVALDGAQLVVVEVRSRSSQTHGTAAESVATGKLRQVRRLVPLLLAQIRPQQPDTSVRVDVIAIELRGDQVAGLEHFRNALDAWA, via the coding sequence GTGGCCGAGACGTTCGCCGCGCAGTACCTGTCGCGTACGTTGGGGTGGTCTGTCACGTGCCGCAACTGGCGGTGCCGCGCGGGTGAACTCGATATTGTGGCACTCGACGGCGCACAGCTGGTCGTGGTGGAGGTCCGGTCGAGATCGAGCCAAACGCACGGCACGGCGGCGGAATCTGTGGCGACGGGCAAGCTGCGCCAGGTCAGAAGGCTGGTTCCGCTGCTGCTCGCGCAAATTCGGCCGCAGCAGCCAGATACCTCCGTTCGGGTCGACGTCATCGCCATCGAATTGCGGGGGGACCAGGTCGCAGGCCTGGAACACTTTCGAAACGCGCTGGACGCATGGGCGTAG
- the dprA gene encoding DNA-processing protein DprA, whose product MSVLEERSCAIGLAMCPGVEPSTMRKLVRYFGSAVDVWEAPPSAWFEACRMNQDTASRLDRWRRSFRDSAIEQKLRERGIRCLLPGDSDWPTRLSDLADMPRVVFARGPGQPAPVAGGLPTVAIVGTRRASSYGIEAARWISETLACAGIEIISGMALGIDGSAHQAALSCGGATTALLASGVDVCYPSSHQALYQQICEHGLVLSEYAPGSPVAKHRFPERNRLIAALADAVVVVQAGDKSGALRTVEQALELGRDIYVVPGPITAVHFRGSHRLLQDGARILVDPADLLADLGLTQTSVAATQVPARWQDLFDCLDEPMTAASLERRLSMRSEEVYAGLLELEVSGWIERVPGGLYCRVRQRSHAGVRR is encoded by the coding sequence ATGTCTGTGTTAGAGGAACGTTCTTGCGCCATCGGACTCGCGATGTGTCCCGGCGTGGAACCATCCACGATGCGCAAATTGGTTCGATATTTCGGGTCGGCTGTCGATGTTTGGGAAGCGCCACCGAGTGCGTGGTTCGAAGCGTGTCGAATGAACCAGGACACGGCGTCCCGGCTCGACCGGTGGCGGCGCTCCTTTCGTGACAGTGCCATTGAGCAAAAGTTGCGTGAACGAGGCATACGCTGCCTGCTGCCTGGAGACAGCGATTGGCCGACACGTTTGTCCGACCTGGCGGACATGCCTCGGGTGGTGTTCGCGCGCGGGCCTGGACAGCCCGCGCCGGTGGCAGGGGGGCTGCCGACCGTCGCGATCGTTGGGACACGGCGCGCTTCCAGCTACGGCATCGAGGCTGCGCGCTGGATTTCCGAAACGCTGGCCTGCGCGGGCATCGAAATCATCTCCGGCATGGCCTTGGGGATTGACGGGAGCGCCCATCAGGCAGCCCTGTCTTGCGGCGGTGCGACGACCGCCTTATTGGCATCTGGCGTGGATGTGTGCTATCCTTCGAGCCATCAGGCGCTGTATCAGCAGATTTGTGAGCACGGGTTGGTGTTGAGCGAATACGCGCCTGGCAGTCCGGTTGCGAAGCATCGGTTTCCAGAGCGCAATCGCCTCATTGCCGCATTGGCGGATGCGGTCGTCGTCGTGCAGGCGGGCGACAAGAGCGGGGCGCTGAGAACGGTGGAACAAGCACTTGAGCTGGGCCGCGACATCTATGTCGTGCCAGGGCCGATTACCGCCGTACACTTTCGTGGGTCCCACCGCCTGCTGCAGGACGGCGCAAGAATTTTGGTCGATCCGGCCGACTTGCTCGCTGATTTGGGGCTGACACAGACATCGGTTGCAGCGACGCAAGTGCCTGCGCGATGGCAGGACTTGTTTGACTGTCTGGATGAACCTATGACCGCCGCCAGCCTGGAGCGCAGACTTTCCATGCGCAGCGAGGAAGTCTACGCTGGGTTGCTGGAACTGGAAGTGAGTGGCTGGATCGAGCGCGTGCCTGGCGGACTCTACTGCCGCGTTCGTCAGCGCAGCCATGCAGGGGTTCGGCGTTGA
- the sucD gene encoding succinate--CoA ligase subunit alpha has translation MSILVNKDTKVITQGITGKTALFHTKQAIEYGTKMVGGTSPGKGGTTVEGLPVFNTVAEAVRETGANASVIYVPPAGAADAIMEAVDAELDLVICITEGIPVLDMVKVKRYMEGRHTRLIGPNCPGVITPGECKIGIMPGYIHTPGHVGVVSRSGTLTYEAVYQLTVRGIGQSSAVGIGGDPVNGTNFLDVLKMFNEDPDTEAVIMIGEIGGSAEEQAAEWIRDNMKKPVVGFIAGATAPPGRRMGHAGAIVSGGAGTAASKIAKFEECGIRVAPTPSEMGSTLYALLEERGLLEKCKTAKATV, from the coding sequence ATGAGTATTTTAGTGAATAAAGATACCAAGGTCATCACGCAGGGCATCACCGGAAAGACCGCTCTTTTCCATACCAAGCAAGCGATTGAGTACGGCACGAAAATGGTCGGAGGCACCTCGCCGGGCAAAGGCGGCACGACGGTGGAAGGCCTGCCGGTATTCAACACGGTGGCCGAAGCGGTTCGTGAAACGGGGGCCAATGCATCCGTAATCTATGTTCCGCCGGCAGGTGCTGCGGACGCCATCATGGAAGCGGTGGACGCCGAACTTGATTTGGTCATTTGTATCACAGAAGGCATTCCCGTGTTGGATATGGTGAAAGTGAAGCGGTACATGGAAGGACGTCACACACGGCTGATCGGCCCGAACTGTCCCGGTGTCATCACGCCCGGCGAATGCAAGATTGGGATTATGCCTGGCTACATCCACACGCCTGGCCACGTGGGCGTTGTCTCCCGCAGCGGCACCTTGACCTACGAGGCTGTGTATCAGCTGACGGTTCGGGGCATTGGGCAGTCGAGCGCAGTCGGCATCGGCGGCGACCCGGTCAACGGCACGAACTTCCTGGATGTCTTGAAGATGTTCAACGAAGACCCGGATACAGAAGCGGTCATCATGATTGGTGAAATTGGCGGCTCAGCGGAAGAACAGGCTGCGGAGTGGATCCGTGACAACATGAAGAAGCCCGTTGTCGGGTTTATCGCGGGCGCCACAGCGCCTCCGGGACGCCGGATGGGTCACGCAGGGGCGATTGTGTCTGGCGGCGCGGGTACCGCGGCGTCGAAAATCGCCAAGTTTGAAGAGTGCGGGATCCGTGTTGCACCCACACCGTCCGAAATGGGTTCGACCCTCTATGCCTTGTTGGAGGAACGGGGCTTGCTGGAGAAGTGCAAGACAGCGAAAGCAACCGTGTAA
- a CDS encoding YifB family Mg chelatase-like AAA ATPase — MIGTAHGAVLEGIEATPVLVEADVSNGIPQFHIVGLPDSAVSESKLRIRSAIRNAGLQFPSRRITVNLSPASMRKRGAGLDLAIAVAILRASGQVPPEPASAALGGESFNGMGFCAELGLGGQLVPVAGVVNLALALRKAGFGQIIVSADQASSCVGLPNVAWYGFEQLQAVVEMLTQPVSSAAPLQLPPPFTVDTNAATGDFSEVQGLTDVKRALTIAAAGRHHVLLVGPPGCGKTMIAERFFSILPPLGDEEALDVYAIHQAAGLNTPATRVPPLRAPHHSVTAAGLIGGGNPLAPGEVTLAHHGVLLLDEMPEFSRHVLDALREPIVNGEVRLARGGKTTILPAHFQLLATMNPCLCGRRGFGECRCTDAEVLRYWSRISGPLLDRIEMLIYVQPISWKSAYEEETSAVIQQRVLQGRQRIASAPFAEDALQVLQHSARTLKLSQRAAAAVHRVADTIRALAGAQNVQRDHVFEALALRAPAMTTSPRRPN; from the coding sequence ATGATCGGAACCGCGCACGGCGCCGTCCTGGAAGGCATTGAAGCAACCCCCGTGCTGGTCGAAGCGGATGTCAGCAACGGAATTCCACAGTTCCACATCGTCGGCCTGCCAGACTCCGCGGTCAGTGAATCCAAGCTGCGGATTCGCTCCGCGATCCGCAATGCAGGCCTGCAGTTTCCGAGCCGCCGGATTACCGTGAACCTGTCCCCGGCCAGCATGCGCAAGCGCGGGGCAGGTCTCGACTTGGCAATTGCCGTCGCGATCTTACGGGCATCGGGTCAAGTCCCGCCCGAACCAGCAAGCGCTGCACTAGGCGGCGAGTCGTTCAACGGCATGGGGTTCTGCGCCGAACTGGGACTGGGTGGACAACTGGTGCCTGTGGCGGGTGTCGTCAATCTCGCGCTCGCGCTGCGGAAGGCTGGATTTGGACAAATTATCGTCAGCGCAGACCAAGCTTCCTCCTGCGTCGGCCTGCCAAACGTGGCATGGTACGGTTTTGAACAGCTGCAGGCTGTCGTGGAGATGCTCACCCAGCCCGTTTCGTCGGCCGCCCCACTGCAGCTTCCGCCTCCCTTTACCGTAGACACGAACGCCGCGACCGGCGACTTTTCCGAAGTCCAGGGCCTGACGGACGTCAAGCGAGCGCTCACGATTGCCGCTGCCGGCCGGCATCATGTTCTGCTCGTAGGTCCCCCCGGCTGCGGCAAGACGATGATTGCGGAACGATTCTTCAGCATTCTCCCACCGCTCGGCGACGAGGAGGCACTGGACGTGTACGCCATTCACCAGGCCGCTGGACTCAACACCCCCGCCACCCGGGTCCCGCCATTGCGCGCCCCGCATCACAGCGTCACGGCGGCAGGGTTGATTGGCGGAGGAAACCCGTTGGCACCTGGGGAAGTCACGCTCGCGCACCACGGGGTGCTGCTGCTCGATGAAATGCCCGAATTCTCGAGACATGTGCTCGACGCGCTGCGTGAGCCCATCGTCAATGGCGAAGTCCGGCTGGCGCGCGGCGGGAAGACCACCATCCTGCCTGCGCACTTTCAGCTGCTCGCGACGATGAACCCGTGTCTGTGCGGACGGCGCGGTTTCGGGGAGTGCCGATGTACCGACGCCGAAGTGCTGCGTTACTGGTCGCGCATCTCCGGCCCTTTGCTGGACCGAATTGAGATGTTGATTTATGTACAGCCCATTTCGTGGAAATCCGCGTACGAAGAAGAAACTTCTGCGGTCATTCAACAACGTGTCCTGCAGGGCAGGCAGCGTATCGCCAGCGCACCGTTCGCGGAAGATGCCCTTCAGGTACTGCAGCACTCTGCCCGCACCCTCAAACTGTCGCAGCGGGCTGCGGCTGCCGTCCACCGCGTGGCGGATACCATTCGCGCCTTGGCGGGTGCCCAAAACGTCCAGCGTGATCATGTGTTCGAAGCACTGGCGCTGCGGGCGCCAGCGATGACGACCAGCCCGCGCCGCCCGAACTGA
- a CDS encoding EscU/YscU/HrcU family type III secretion system export apparatus switch protein — MPPKRAVALRYERHRDAAPRVVAKGVGEVAEAILRQAEAGNVAVHENESLVNALFQLETDQVIPQELYAVVAEVLAIVYRRQTE; from the coding sequence ATGCCTCCGAAACGGGCGGTCGCCTTGCGCTATGAGCGTCACCGCGATGCGGCGCCCCGGGTGGTCGCAAAGGGTGTCGGCGAAGTGGCAGAGGCCATTTTGCGCCAGGCCGAAGCCGGAAACGTTGCTGTTCATGAAAATGAGTCCTTGGTGAATGCACTGTTTCAGTTGGAGACAGATCAAGTCATTCCACAGGAATTGTATGCGGTGGTTGCCGAGGTGCTCGCCATTGTCTACCGCAGGCAGACCGAATAA
- a CDS encoding flagellar hook-length control protein FliK: protein MEVKPPGAVTPSERISGTQAPSAPTGRTARAQEADRAHPLRQARELSPASGDERALYDVLESMLPVEILKSPVLMRSEWAWRSLVSQLYAQLVMKPTASAPAEEQTSAAATPGGEAASSSTAPAPTEQPASAAATPGGKAASSPIEPAPAQEQTSAPAAPAVAAASVPASGNGGQETPEAGSVSGRAALQGAIRLLWDTLAQGAAANGTDTVHVTWPEGSPPPVVPFAAMDREIVAQSSHPDTLQSWVLSDRLVSSVRMDGSPQVGGGLFFPYAAGVGQPAAAPHVRQPAVRWQAERRTRVSSQGRLVHYLKISLPIPDHRTVEVELISARPLLSIHVTTDHAALRQRLSADAADVQQRMAALGWTVDRFSVSDLKPSADERGPAP, encoded by the coding sequence ATGGAAGTCAAACCGCCGGGCGCTGTGACGCCGAGCGAACGGATTTCCGGCACGCAGGCGCCGTCAGCGCCGACCGGCCGAACCGCGCGTGCACAGGAGGCCGATCGGGCGCATCCCCTGCGTCAGGCCAGGGAACTGAGCCCTGCGTCTGGTGATGAACGTGCGCTGTATGACGTGCTGGAGTCGATGCTCCCGGTTGAAATTCTCAAGAGTCCCGTCCTCATGCGAAGTGAATGGGCATGGCGGAGTTTGGTGAGTCAACTGTACGCGCAGCTGGTGATGAAGCCGACTGCGTCTGCACCTGCAGAGGAGCAAACGTCTGCTGCAGCAACACCAGGTGGTGAGGCGGCTTCATCGTCGACTGCGCCCGCACCCACGGAGCAGCCAGCGTCTGCTGCAGCAACACCAGGTGGTAAGGCGGCTTCATCGCCGATTGAGCCCGCGCCCGCACAGGAGCAAACGTCTGCTCCGGCGGCGCCTGCTGTCGCTGCCGCTTCGGTGCCGGCGTCAGGCAACGGTGGACAAGAAACACCAGAGGCGGGCAGTGTGAGCGGACGAGCGGCCCTGCAGGGGGCCATTCGTCTATTGTGGGACACGCTGGCTCAGGGCGCGGCTGCAAACGGGACAGACACGGTGCACGTGACATGGCCGGAGGGGAGTCCTCCGCCGGTCGTCCCATTTGCTGCGATGGACCGCGAAATCGTGGCACAGAGTTCGCACCCCGACACCCTTCAGTCATGGGTGCTCAGCGATCGCCTGGTTTCTTCTGTGCGCATGGATGGGTCGCCCCAAGTCGGAGGCGGCTTGTTCTTCCCGTACGCAGCGGGTGTGGGTCAGCCGGCGGCGGCTCCACATGTGCGGCAGCCTGCCGTGCGTTGGCAAGCGGAGCGCCGCACGCGTGTGTCCTCCCAGGGGCGATTGGTTCATTACCTAAAAATCTCCCTTCCGATTCCTGACCACCGTACGGTCGAGGTGGAACTCATCAGCGCACGTCCCCTCCTGTCGATACATGTGACAACCGACCATGCGGCACTGCGCCAGCGCTTGTCCGCTGACGCAGCAGACGTGCAGCAGCGCATGGCGGCGCTGGGGTGGACCGTGGACCGCTTTAGTGTCAGTGACTTAAAGCCGTCTGCAGATGAAAGGGGGCCAGCGCCGTGA
- the topA gene encoding type I DNA topoisomerase has protein sequence MADYLVIVESPAKAKTIEKYLGKRYSVKASMGHVRDLPKSKLGVDVEHGFQPHYITIRGKGDVIKALRSASKKAKRVYLAADPDREGEAIAWHLAQLLELDPNESCRVVFHEITKDAVKDAFTEPRKLNMDLINAQQTRRILDRLVGYRLSPLLWRKVKKGLSAGRVQSVAVRLIVDREREIRAFVPEEYWTVDAMFVLDEGVLTARFVGYDHEKTSLPNREAVDELLSSLQGVPFQVEKVKRSERKRNPSAPFTTSSLQQEAARKLGFRAYKTMSVAQQLYEGLEVGAEGSVGLITYMRTDSTRISETAQAEARAFIRDRYGAPYVPETARQYQTKSGAQDAHEGIRPTSVARDPESVKPFLSKDQYRLYKLIWERFVASQMTPAVMDTTTVDIQAGRASFRATGSVLKFPGFMAVYTEGTDDQSTDEDTAKFLPPVRDGQALPDPDLKPEQHFTQPPPRYSESSLVKTMEELGIGRPSTYAPTIDTILKRGYVVLEQKRFVPTELGEIVVDLLKENFHQLIDVDFTARLEKELDEVEDGEVDWVKLLAEFNASFEADLEKAEKTLEHVHIEDEVSDVVCEKCGRNMVYKQGRFGKFLACPGFPECRNTKPITKEVGVSCPKCGKPLVERKGKKRKVFYGCSGYPECDYVLWNRPTGALCPTCSHPLVEKRSKGTVTIVCSNEAAHAGGGQPPQDDGNSEDVRAREQVEAKS, from the coding sequence TTGGCTGATTATCTCGTCATCGTAGAGTCGCCTGCAAAGGCGAAAACGATTGAAAAATATTTAGGAAAGCGATACAGCGTCAAGGCTTCCATGGGCCACGTGCGGGATTTGCCAAAGAGCAAGCTCGGTGTGGATGTCGAGCATGGCTTTCAACCGCACTACATTACGATTCGTGGAAAAGGCGACGTCATCAAGGCGCTGCGCAGTGCCAGCAAAAAGGCCAAGCGCGTGTACCTGGCGGCTGACCCGGACCGCGAAGGGGAAGCCATTGCCTGGCACTTGGCCCAGCTGCTTGAGCTGGACCCGAATGAATCCTGCCGCGTCGTGTTTCATGAAATCACCAAGGACGCGGTCAAGGATGCCTTTACCGAGCCGCGGAAGTTGAACATGGATTTGATTAACGCCCAGCAGACGCGCCGGATTCTCGACCGCCTCGTCGGGTATCGGCTCAGTCCGCTGTTGTGGCGGAAAGTGAAGAAGGGATTGTCCGCAGGGCGCGTGCAGTCTGTCGCGGTGCGGCTGATTGTTGACCGCGAACGTGAAATTCGGGCGTTCGTGCCGGAAGAATACTGGACGGTCGACGCCATGTTCGTCCTGGATGAGGGCGTTCTCACCGCGCGGTTCGTCGGCTACGACCACGAAAAGACGAGCCTGCCGAATCGAGAGGCCGTGGATGAATTGCTGTCGTCCCTGCAGGGTGTGCCGTTCCAGGTGGAGAAGGTGAAACGATCCGAACGCAAGCGGAACCCGAGCGCCCCTTTTACAACCAGCAGCCTGCAGCAGGAAGCGGCTCGAAAGCTGGGGTTCCGCGCCTACAAGACGATGTCTGTCGCGCAGCAGCTGTATGAAGGATTGGAAGTCGGCGCTGAAGGGTCGGTCGGTCTCATCACGTACATGCGTACGGATTCAACGCGGATTTCCGAAACTGCGCAGGCGGAGGCGAGAGCATTCATTCGCGACCGCTATGGAGCGCCCTATGTACCCGAGACCGCGCGCCAGTATCAGACGAAAAGCGGCGCCCAGGATGCCCATGAAGGCATTCGGCCGACGTCCGTCGCTCGCGATCCGGAATCTGTCAAGCCCTTCCTATCGAAGGACCAATACCGATTGTACAAATTGATTTGGGAGCGCTTCGTCGCCAGTCAAATGACGCCGGCCGTCATGGATACGACGACCGTGGATATTCAGGCGGGGCGGGCGTCGTTCCGCGCGACGGGGTCGGTCCTCAAATTTCCTGGCTTTATGGCTGTTTACACCGAAGGGACGGACGATCAGTCGACCGACGAAGATACAGCCAAATTTCTGCCGCCGGTGCGCGATGGGCAGGCCCTGCCTGATCCGGACCTGAAACCCGAGCAGCACTTCACGCAGCCGCCGCCGCGGTACAGCGAGTCCAGCCTGGTGAAGACCATGGAGGAGCTGGGAATTGGGCGACCCAGTACCTACGCGCCCACCATTGACACGATTTTGAAGCGTGGGTACGTCGTGCTGGAGCAAAAGCGGTTTGTGCCAACGGAGCTGGGTGAGATTGTCGTCGACCTGTTGAAGGAAAACTTTCATCAGCTGATTGACGTCGACTTTACCGCCCGGCTCGAGAAGGAATTGGATGAAGTCGAAGACGGCGAAGTGGACTGGGTCAAACTGCTCGCCGAGTTCAATGCTTCCTTTGAAGCCGATTTGGAGAAGGCAGAAAAGACGCTTGAACATGTTCATATTGAGGACGAAGTCTCGGATGTGGTCTGTGAGAAGTGCGGCCGGAACATGGTTTACAAGCAGGGCCGCTTCGGCAAGTTTCTGGCTTGTCCGGGCTTTCCCGAATGCCGGAATACGAAACCGATCACCAAGGAAGTCGGCGTGTCGTGTCCGAAGTGCGGCAAACCGCTCGTCGAGCGTAAGGGGAAAAAGCGCAAGGTGTTCTATGGATGCAGCGGCTACCCAGAGTGCGATTATGTGTTGTGGAATCGGCCGACCGGCGCGCTGTGTCCAACTTGTTCGCATCCACTGGTTGAAAAAAGAAGTAAAGGGACTGTGACGATTGTTTGCAGCAACGAAGCTGCACATGCTGGCGGAGGTCAGCCGCCGCAGGACGACGGCAACTCGGAGGATGTGCGCGCTCGCGAGCAGGTTGAGGCGAAGTCGTAG
- the sucC gene encoding ADP-forming succinate--CoA ligase subunit beta: MNIHEYQAKSVLAQYGVAVPTGKVAFTVEEAVEAAKELGGKGVVKAQIHAGGRGKAGGVKLAKSLAEVEQHAKELLGKTLVTHQTGPQGKVVKRLLIEQLTNIQKEYYIGLVLDRAVGRVVMMASAEGGMEIEEVAAKSPDKIFRETIDPAVGLTPFQARKLAFAIEIPTELVSKAVKFMTGLYNCFVDKDCSIAEINPLVVTGEGEVMALDAKLNFDDNALYRHPDILEMRDLDEEDPKEIEASKFGLSYIALDGNIGCMVNGAGLAMATMDTIKYYGGEPANFLDVGGGASEEKVTEAFKIILSDPNVKGILVNIFGGIMKCDVIANGVVAAAKQLGLSKPLVVRLEGTNVDLGKKILNESGLNIVAADSLADAAQKMVALV; this comes from the coding sequence TTGAACATTCATGAGTATCAAGCGAAGTCCGTGCTGGCGCAGTACGGGGTTGCCGTGCCCACGGGTAAAGTCGCCTTTACGGTGGAGGAAGCCGTTGAGGCCGCCAAAGAACTGGGTGGCAAGGGTGTCGTCAAGGCACAGATTCACGCAGGCGGCCGCGGCAAGGCGGGCGGCGTGAAGCTGGCCAAATCGCTTGCCGAAGTGGAACAGCATGCCAAAGAACTGCTCGGAAAAACGCTTGTCACCCACCAAACGGGTCCACAGGGAAAAGTGGTCAAGCGCCTGCTCATCGAGCAGCTCACCAATATCCAGAAAGAGTACTACATAGGGTTGGTACTCGATCGCGCGGTCGGCCGCGTTGTCATGATGGCTTCGGCTGAAGGCGGCATGGAAATCGAAGAAGTCGCCGCCAAGTCCCCGGACAAGATTTTCCGCGAAACCATCGATCCAGCGGTTGGACTGACGCCGTTCCAGGCACGCAAGCTCGCGTTCGCGATCGAGATCCCGACGGAACTCGTCAGCAAGGCCGTGAAGTTTATGACCGGGCTGTACAACTGCTTCGTGGACAAGGACTGCTCCATCGCGGAAATCAATCCGCTGGTCGTGACGGGTGAAGGCGAAGTCATGGCCCTGGATGCCAAGCTGAACTTCGATGACAACGCATTGTATCGGCATCCGGACATCCTGGAAATGCGCGACCTCGACGAAGAAGACCCCAAGGAAATTGAAGCTTCCAAGTTTGGACTCAGCTACATCGCACTGGATGGCAACATCGGCTGCATGGTCAACGGCGCCGGGCTGGCGATGGCGACGATGGACACCATCAAGTATTACGGCGGCGAGCCAGCCAACTTCCTGGATGTCGGCGGCGGCGCGAGCGAGGAGAAAGTCACAGAGGCCTTCAAAATCATCTTGTCGGATCCGAATGTGAAAGGCATTCTGGTCAACATTTTCGGCGGTATCATGAAGTGTGACGTCATTGCCAACGGCGTGGTTGCAGCGGCCAAGCAGCTCGGCCTCAGTAAGCCGCTGGTGGTTCGTCTGGAAGGCACCAACGTGGACTTGGGCAAGAAAATATTGAATGAATCCGGCCTTAACATTGTTGCTGCTGATTCGCTCGCGGATGCGGCGCAAAAAATGGTCGCGCTGGTCTGA